The Acidobacteriota bacterium genome includes a window with the following:
- the rpmE gene encoding 50S ribosomal protein L31, with the protein MKPDIHPKYVNANVHCACGETWQTRSTKSEIRLEICSNCHPFFTGKQKLIDTAGRVERFNRKYGRKTEA; encoded by the coding sequence GTGAAGCCCGATATTCATCCAAAATACGTGAACGCGAACGTGCACTGCGCGTGCGGGGAGACGTGGCAGACTCGCTCGACCAAGTCGGAGATCCGGCTTGAGATATGTTCCAATTGCCACCCGTTTTTCACAGGGAAACAAAAGCTCATCGATACCGCTGGCAGGGTCGAACGGTTCAATCGCAAGTACGGCCGTAAGACCGAAGCTTAG